The sequence AGAAAAATTTGATGGCGAAAAAGCGTAGTCGAAAATAATGTTTTTATAATTGATGCCAAAACCTGCCGTGTAATTTTTTCTGCCTTCATATCCCGTAAGATATCCTCCGCGTAATGAAAAATAGTTGTTGAACGTTACTTCGAATCCGGAATGGAAATGCAACTGCTGTTCAGAAAAAACTTCCTGCACATCCGATGTAATTGCAAGGACGGAATGCAATTCCGAAACTGGTATTATGTATGTCACTCCTATGCGCATTGATGTAGGGAGTTTTGTTTCTTTGGAACGTAACTTCGACATAGCACCGAAGTTATTGAGAGAAGCGCCAAACATCACGTGATCATTCAGTGTTTTTTTTGCTCCGATATCGAATGCAAAACCGCTTGCGTCATCAACAAAAAATTTTTCATATAACAATTTTCCGCCAATTCCAACAGAAAAATCTTTTGCGAACGCATACGCTGAAGTAATTCCTGCTGAAAAATAATGAACATTGAATACTCCTTCTGCTTCTCCGGGACGCACTCGTATTTCGAAGTCGGGAATAGTTGTTGAATTCAGCAATAACGCAAACGTAAAATCATTTACGGAAGT comes from Ignavibacteria bacterium and encodes:
- a CDS encoding PorV/PorQ family protein; the protein is MKFFFVVFFFLGVPFVASAQVGNTGLQFLKLGVDARAIAMGEASVANGTSVASSFVNPALLSPIASLQITHRNWLEGTNIDFFGANTSVNDFTFALLLNSTTIPDFEIRVRPGEAEGVFNVHYFSAGITSAYAFAKDFSVGIGGKLLYEKFFVDDASGFAFDIGAKKTLNDHVMFGASLNNFGAMSKLRSKETKLPTSMRIGVTYIIPVSELHSVLAITSDVQEVFSEQQLHFHSGFEVTFNNYFSLRGGYLTGYEGRKNYTAGFGINYKNIIFDYAFSPSNFSFEPGHVITVSYGFE